Proteins co-encoded in one Medicago truncatula cultivar Jemalong A17 chromosome 8, MtrunA17r5.0-ANR, whole genome shotgun sequence genomic window:
- the LOC25502643 gene encoding polygalacturonase inhibitor, with the protein MATKLFLMLILLSHVASSLSELCHPQDKMALLQIKKELNNPTILSSWKPHTDCCKIWNGVNCFRSKNRVGYLTISHDNNLRSKFPLSIGNLPYLESIFFYHLPNLTGPIPIEPISKLLKLKTLTISSTGMSGTIPDFPAQMKNLFNLDLSSNHFSGSLPPSLFKLPKLEMIRFYNNSLTGSIPSSYGYFNKKNLPSLLLSDNQLYGKLPLSLARLNTTVIDLSYNKFEGDASMLFGSNKATREIHISNNLFKFDLGKVELSKTMTTLDVSHNQIYGKFPMGIENISWLNVSYNRMCGKIPKGGNMHIFGVNSFFHNRCLCGSPLPNCK; encoded by the coding sequence ATGGCAACAAAGTTGTTTCTCATGTTGATATTGCTCTCCCATGTTGCATCTTCTCTTTCAGAATTGTGTCACCCACAAGACAAAATGGCTCTTctccaaataaaaaaagaactcAACAATCCAACCATTCTTTCTTCATGGAAACCACACACTGATTGCTGCAAAATTTGGAATGGTGTCAATTGTTTTCGCTCTAAAAATCGTGTCGGCTATTTAACTATTTCACACGACAACAATCTTAGGTCTAAATTTCCACTTTCTATCGGTAACTTACCTTATTTGGAGTCTatatttttctatcatttacCAAATCTCACCGGCCCAATACCTATTGAGCCCATATCCAAGCTTCTTAAGCTCAAAACCCTCACAATTAGCTCAACCGGGATGTCGGGCACAATACCCGACTTCCCAGCCCAAATGAAAAACCTCTTTAATTTGGACCTCTCATCCAACCATTTCTCAGGGTCACTCCCTCCTTCCCTTTTCAAATTGCCAAAGCTCGAAATGATACGCTTTTACAACAACAGTTTGACAGGTTCAATCCCTTCTTCGTATGGTTACTTCAATAAGAAAAATTTACCATCTTTACTTCTCTCTGATAACCAACTTTATGGGAAACTTCCACTTTCATTGGCAAGACTTAACACTACAGTTATTGACTTATCTTATAATAAGTTTGAAGGTGATGCTTCTATGCTTTTTGGTTCTAACAAAGCAACAAGGGAGATACATATTTCTAATAACTTGTTTAAATTTGATCTTGGAAAAGTTGAGCTGTCTAAGACCATGACAACATTGGATGTGAGTCATAATCAAATTTATGGGAAGTTTCCTATGGGAATAGAAAATATATCATGGTTGAATGTGAGTTATAATAGGATGTGTGGTAAGATTCCAAAGGGTggaaatatgcatatatttggtGTGAATTCGTTCTTCCATAACAGGTGCTTGTGTGGGTCTCCTCTTCCAAACTGCAAATGA